One Pantoea eucalypti genomic region harbors:
- the degP gene encoding serine endoprotease DegP has product MKKKTLVLSALALSLSMALAPVTVFAAQTASSDSQQLPSLAPMLEKVMPSVVSISVEGTTTVKTPRMPQQFQQFFGDNSPFCQDGSPFQGSPMCQSGDGAGGNGGAPGPDTQQEKFRALGSGVIINAEKGYVVTNNHVVNNATKIQVQLSDGRHYDAKVIGKDPSSDIALIQLKDAKNLTAVKIADSDSLRVGDYTVAIGNPYGLGETVTSGIVSALGRSGLNVENYENFIQTDAAINRGNSGGALVNLNGELIGINTAILAPDGGNIGIGFAIPSNMVKNLTAQMVEFGQVKRGELGVQGTELNSELAKAMKVDAQRGAFVSQVLPDSAAAKAGIKAGDVIVSMNGKPLSSFASLRAEVGSLPVGTTLKLGLLRDGKPVDVSVTLQQSSQAKVQSATIYNGIEGADLSNVETGDKGVRVDNVKPGSAAARIGLKKGDVIQGVNQQPVTNLGELRKVLDTKPAVLALNVKRGDSSIYLLMQ; this is encoded by the coding sequence CAACTCCCTAGCCTGGCGCCTATGCTGGAAAAGGTAATGCCGTCTGTGGTCAGTATCAGCGTTGAGGGTACCACCACCGTGAAAACCCCGCGCATGCCGCAGCAGTTTCAGCAATTCTTTGGCGACAACTCGCCCTTCTGCCAGGACGGTTCTCCGTTCCAGGGATCACCCATGTGTCAGAGCGGTGACGGCGCGGGCGGTAACGGTGGCGCGCCAGGCCCTGATACCCAGCAGGAAAAATTCCGGGCTCTCGGGTCGGGCGTCATCATCAACGCTGAAAAAGGCTATGTGGTGACGAACAACCACGTGGTGAACAACGCCACTAAAATTCAGGTGCAGCTCAGCGATGGTCGTCATTATGACGCCAAAGTCATTGGTAAAGATCCCAGCTCTGACATTGCACTGATTCAGCTGAAGGACGCTAAAAATCTGACTGCTGTGAAAATCGCTGACTCCGACAGCCTGCGCGTCGGTGACTACACCGTGGCGATCGGCAACCCGTATGGTCTGGGTGAGACCGTCACCTCCGGGATCGTCTCGGCGCTGGGACGCAGCGGCCTGAACGTGGAAAACTACGAAAACTTTATCCAGACGGATGCGGCAATTAACCGGGGTAACTCCGGTGGTGCGCTGGTTAACCTTAATGGTGAACTGATAGGGATTAACACCGCTATTCTGGCGCCGGATGGCGGCAACATCGGTATCGGCTTTGCTATCCCAAGCAACATGGTTAAAAACCTGACGGCTCAGATGGTTGAGTTTGGTCAGGTGAAACGTGGCGAGCTGGGCGTGCAGGGGACTGAACTGAACTCCGAGCTGGCAAAAGCGATGAAGGTTGATGCACAGCGTGGTGCCTTTGTCAGCCAGGTGCTGCCAGACTCTGCGGCGGCTAAAGCGGGTATTAAAGCGGGTGACGTGATTGTTTCAATGAATGGCAAACCGCTGAGCAGCTTTGCTTCTCTGCGTGCGGAAGTGGGTTCGCTGCCGGTTGGCACCACACTGAAACTGGGCCTGCTGCGCGACGGCAAACCCGTTGATGTCTCGGTTACCTTGCAGCAGAGCAGCCAGGCGAAAGTGCAGTCCGCCACCATTTACAACGGCATTGAAGGGGCTGACCTCAGCAATGTTGAAACCGGTGATAAAGGTGTTCGCGTGGATAATGTGAAACCCGGCAGCGCCGCAGCGCGTATCGGCCTGAAAAAGGGTGACGTGATCCAGGGAGTTAACCAGCAGCCGGTAACCAACCTCGGTGAGCTGCGAAAAGTCCTCGACACCAAACCAGCCGTTCTGGCGCTGAATGTGAAACGTGGTGACAGCAGCATCTATCTGCTGATGCAGTAA